In the genome of bacterium, the window CTGGCCGGGCACCTGTCCGGGGGAGGTCTGACGGTGGTAATTAAGCCGGACCTTCCCTCGGCTCTCCGCTCCATCGGTGACGCGGACGTTATCATTGCCGACATAACCCACAGCGACGACGGAGCGGCCCTTTGCCGGAAGCTGCGCACGGACCCGGTCGCCAGGAACATCCCCCTCCTCGCCCTTTCGGAAAAAACGCTGGACGACTCATCCCTTGGAGACATCCTTTCAGCCGGAGCCATGGATGTCCTCACTCCACCCGTGAGCCCGCCACTGCTCCTCGCCAGGGTGGGCAACCTGGTCAGGATCCACAGGGAGGAGGTCCACCTCAAGGAAACGGAAAAACGGTACAGGCGCATTTTCGCCTCATCCCATTACGGCTATTTTCTGTCCACCCGGGAGGGACGATTCCTGGAAGTCAACGAGGCCCTCCTGGACATCCTCGGCTACACTTCCCGGGAAGAAGTGCTGAAGCTCAAGCTTCCCGACGACCTCTACGTCAACCCTGCTGACAGGGAACTGCTCCAGCACCTCATCGAGAAACAGGGGTTCGTCAAGGACTACAAGGTCGATTTCAAGCGCAAGGACGGTACCAGGATCACCATTCTCCTCACCGCCAACCTCTACAAGAACCTCGAGGGGGAGACCGTGGGTTACGAGGGGTTCAACATCCCCCTCAATGACATTAAGATCCCGGTTCGAAGCCGCCTTTTAAATGCCCTGTTTCGCCCCTTCAGGCGGGTCATGGCCGAGAAGAGCAACTTCATGTCGGTGGCCCGGATCAGCGAGATGGTGGCCAATCAGTACGAGAAGGTCGAGGAACTGTCCGAGGGGTTTTACACGTCGGTGTGGAAGGGGCGCGACGTCCTCGGGTTCGAGGAGGGTCCACTCGTCATCAAGACCTCCAAGAGCGAGGCCATAAACCCGAGACTCCTCCTCGAAGCCAAGGTCCTGCGCGGGCTCTCCGGTCACCCCGGTGTCCCGGAGCTCGTGGATGTGGCCCGCCACAGGGACCGCACCGTCATCGTCACCCGGTTTATCGAAGGCGTTCCCTTGTCGAAGATGATGCCCCTCAAAGACAACGCTGCCAGGGACCGCATCTCATATCAGCTCATGGACGTGGTTTCCCACCTGCACGACCACAACATCGTGCACCGGGACATCAAACCGGACAATATCATCGTGCGCCCTGACGGGACGATCGTCCTGCTGGATTACGGCATCGTCAAGCGCATGGGAGAAAAGGAGACCTCGCCAACCATCATCGGGACCAGGCCGTACATGAGCCCGGAGCAGATCAACGGCCGCAGCGAGCGGCGCAGCGATGTGTGGGCCCTGGGTGTCGTCCTTTACCAGCTTTACACCGGTTTCCTCCCCTTTGACGGCAATACGGAGATCGAGATGATGGATCATATCCTCAACCGGGGGCCGACCCTGCCCCGCGCCATCGACCCTACCCTGCCTGCCCAGATGGAGAACGTCCTCATCCGGGCCCTCAGGAAAAGACCTGAAGGCCGCTATCACAACGCGGGGGAGATGCGGGAAGAGGTTATGGCCATCGTGCCGGAGTTCAAGAAGAACGTGAAAGATCTCATCCGCCAGCCTGAAGAGGCTGCGGTGCTGGTACCGTAAATAACAGTAGTCAGAAGTCAGTAGCCGGTAATCAGTAGAAAGGCGTGAGACAGATCTTATTCCTGGATGCTGGACCTTAGATCTTAGACCTTGGATGTTCGCATCTCCCCACATTGAAAGGGCCGCCCTGAGGCGGCCCTTTCAATGTCTTGTCTGGCTATTCAGGTACTGCAGGAAGTAGGCGCTTGCCCCGAGGCCGTTGATGGCGTCGGCCAGGGCCTTGCCCCTGTCGCTTGTTACGTCGGTGACGATGGTCAGCGGCTTGGTCCTTCCGATGAGGGCGATGAGCTCGGTGGGAGGCACCTCACGGTAGATCCTGGTGAGGTAAAGGGCCACCTTCATCTCGACATCCTTGCTGGGCACTGACCGTAGAACAACCGTTCCTCTCCCTGTCTCAGCCATCTTGCGCACCCCTTTCTTTTCACTCCCCTTTCGACATCTTCCGGCGAAGTTCAAGAAGGTTCCGACTGGACAACTTCATCTGTTCTACCCGATGATAGGCATAAAGCGTGCCAGTGAACATATGGCAATATTGGCATTTTTATGCCATTTTTTACCCGTACATACCCGGTACTATGAAATTATTTCACGGATAGGGGGGAAATCACACGTGATCGCGTGGAGTGTACGAACGTGGATGCCGAAAGGTCTGACAAACACGTGCCTTACGCACCTACGGACTCTCAGTTTCCAGTTTCTGGTTCCAGACACCAGATACTAGGAGTCTGTCGGAGAACCTGCCTGTCTGGTTAGACAGGCAGGGCACAGACTCCTAGATACTGGAGCCGCGCTTTTTGAAATAGTGCTCCAATATTTCCTTATGATCGAAGGCGATCTTCGCCGGCAGGGTGTCGGCCGTGAACACCCCGGCCCCGGCAGCGTCATCGGCAGCCGCCGGCTGTCCCCCGGCTGTCCCGACAAACACGGTGGATATGGTATGCAGCCGCGGATCCCGGGAAGGGTCGGAGTACACACCCAGGAGACGGGTCAGGATCACGTCGAGGCCCGTCTCTTCTTTCGCTTCGCGCACGGCCGCCGCCTCGACGGTCTCCCCCAGGTCCACGAACCCCCCGGGGATGGCCCAACCGTGGGGCGGATTTTTCCTCTCGATGAGCACGATGCCGCCCTCGACCTCGATGATGATGTCAACTGTGGGGACAGGATTTTTGTGTTCGCTCATGGCACTCCCGTTCACAATTCAAGATCAAACCCGGCCTCTCGCAGAGACGCAGAGAACGCAGGGGGAATTCAAAACTCAACTGAAAACAGCTCCAAGGAAAACAAATCCATCGTTTTTCCTCGGTGGTCCCCTGTGGTTAGACCTGGGAGAGGTCGTCTCCGTGGCCCTCCGTGTTATGGCTCTGATGTCTGAGATCGCTTCGCCCAACAGTCAGCTCGCGATGACAAGCTCCTGCTACCCCATGCTGTTCGGCAGCAGATACTGGTGCACTGCCGCCGCTCCGATGAACACGACGAAACTGATAACCAGCACCATGGGGAACGACACACCTTTCCTGAACAAAGCCAGGGCGGTGATGAAGAAAAAGATGGTGGGCACAATGGCGAACAGGACCGACCTGGTAAAGGCCCTGGCCAGATCGTAATCGCCCGTGTCGGTGTAAAGCCAGATAAGGGTCAAAAGGGTGGTCAGCGGCATGGCCGCTATGAGCCCACCCAGAGAGGGCAGTC includes:
- a CDS encoding protein kinase, encoding MMGAATHPSVVLLHPDEGRAGELAGHLSGGGLTVVIKPDLPSALRSIGDADVIIADITHSDDGAALCRKLRTDPVARNIPLLALSEKTLDDSSLGDILSAGAMDVLTPPVSPPLLLARVGNLVRIHREEVHLKETEKRYRRIFASSHYGYFLSTREGRFLEVNEALLDILGYTSREEVLKLKLPDDLYVNPADRELLQHLIEKQGFVKDYKVDFKRKDGTRITILLTANLYKNLEGETVGYEGFNIPLNDIKIPVRSRLLNALFRPFRRVMAEKSNFMSVARISEMVANQYEKVEELSEGFYTSVWKGRDVLGFEEGPLVIKTSKSEAINPRLLLEAKVLRGLSGHPGVPELVDVARHRDRTVIVTRFIEGVPLSKMMPLKDNAARDRISYQLMDVVSHLHDHNIVHRDIKPDNIIVRPDGTIVLLDYGIVKRMGEKETSPTIIGTRPYMSPEQINGRSERRSDVWALGVVLYQLYTGFLPFDGNTEIEMMDHILNRGPTLPRAIDPTLPAQMENVLIRALRKRPEGRYHNAGEMREEVMAIVPEFKKNVKDLIRQPEEAAVLVP
- a CDS encoding NUDIX hydrolase, with amino-acid sequence MSEHKNPVPTVDIIIEVEGGIVLIERKNPPHGWAIPGGFVDLGETVEAAAVREAKEETGLDVILTRLLGVYSDPSRDPRLHTISTVFVGTAGGQPAAADDAAGAGVFTADTLPAKIAFDHKEILEHYFKKRGSSI
- a CDS encoding DUF3147 family protein, translating into MSPAVFFLFKTLISALLIAGVSELAKRLPSLGGLIAAMPLTTLLTLIWLYTDTGDYDLARAFTRSVLFAIVPTIFFFITALALFRKGVSFPMVLVISFVVFIGAAAVHQYLLPNSMG